In a genomic window of Curtobacterium flaccumfaciens pv. betae:
- a CDS encoding cytochrome P450 gives MALDDSLSLLTRGYGFGAHLWRRTRPGARAVGFRLLGRPALLVRGAEGVALFYDGDRTARHGAMPAIVQRTLFGVGSVHSLDGAEHHHRKATFVDVAYEDEQVRRLAPLLTREWATERDAWLAGGTRSAYDAAVGAIGRAVMRWAGLPGAPAAKSRWAARLAQVVDGFGVPYSPEYLQAVLNRHWSDRHARRLVEAVRGGRLTPEPHTALHEWAWHRDPSGALLPARLAGIELQNSIRPAIAVARFVAFAAKELHDRPEWRARIAAESAAADTADGSRVDGPRVDGPLAVGPRVDGPLAVAFAQEIRRTAPFVPMLPAWATTDVELDGQHLPAGGRVVLDITGTDTDERSWDRAGDFDPSRFLGVEDSEAITTFVPHGGADVATGHRCPGEKVAVAALAAAVSVLSDPRLTILDDGLQVDRRRLPTKPASGGEVRGRCPFH, from the coding sequence ATGGCGCTCGACGACTCCCTCTCGCTCCTGACCCGCGGCTACGGGTTCGGTGCCCACCTGTGGCGCCGGACCCGGCCGGGGGCGCGGGCCGTGGGCTTCCGACTGCTCGGACGTCCGGCGCTGCTCGTGCGTGGTGCCGAGGGCGTCGCGCTGTTCTACGACGGCGACCGCACGGCACGCCACGGCGCGATGCCGGCCATCGTGCAGCGGACGCTGTTCGGCGTCGGGTCGGTGCACAGCCTCGACGGGGCGGAGCACCACCACCGCAAGGCGACCTTCGTCGACGTCGCGTACGAGGACGAGCAGGTCCGGCGCCTCGCGCCCCTGCTGACCCGGGAGTGGGCGACCGAACGCGACGCGTGGCTCGCGGGTGGCACCCGCTCGGCGTACGACGCTGCCGTCGGCGCGATCGGCCGTGCGGTCATGCGCTGGGCCGGACTACCGGGGGCGCCGGCGGCGAAGTCCCGGTGGGCGGCACGGCTCGCCCAGGTCGTCGACGGCTTCGGGGTGCCGTACTCACCCGAGTACCTGCAGGCCGTCCTGAACCGGCACTGGTCGGACCGGCACGCCCGGCGGCTGGTCGAGGCCGTGCGCGGTGGCCGCTTGACCCCCGAGCCGCACACCGCACTGCACGAGTGGGCGTGGCACCGGGACCCCTCCGGGGCGCTGCTCCCGGCGCGGCTGGCCGGCATCGAACTGCAGAACAGCATCCGGCCGGCCATCGCGGTGGCCCGGTTCGTGGCGTTCGCGGCGAAGGAATTGCACGACCGGCCGGAGTGGCGGGCACGGATCGCCGCCGAGAGCGCGGCGGCCGACACCGCTGACGGGTCGCGCGTCGACGGTCCGCGCGTCGACGGCCCGCTCGCCGTCGGTCCGCGCGTCGACGGCCCGCTCGCCGTCGCCTTCGCGCAGGAGATCCGCCGGACGGCGCCGTTCGTGCCGATGCTGCCTGCCTGGGCCACCACGGACGTCGAGCTGGACGGCCAGCACCTGCCCGCCGGCGGGCGCGTGGTGCTCGACATCACCGGGACCGACACCGACGAGCGCTCGTGGGACCGTGCGGGCGACTTCGACCCGTCGCGGTTCCTCGGCGTGGAGGACTCCGAGGCGATCACGACGTTCGTCCCGCACGGTGGCGCCGACGTCGCCACGGGACACCGGTGCCCCGGCGAGAAGGTCGCCGTCGCCGCGCTCGCGGCCGCGGTCTCGGTGCTGAGCGACCCGCGGCTGACGATCCTCGACGACGGGCTGCAGGTGGACCGCCGCCGGCTGCCGACGAAGCCGGCCTCGGGTGGCGAGGTCCGGGGCCGCTGCCCCTTCCACTGA
- a CDS encoding gluconokinase, whose protein sequence is MSGAADLGPAAAAGAADTGLDARVLVVMGVSGSGKSTVAAMVAEQVGWEFAEGDAMHPPANVDKMHAGTPLTDEDRWPWLDVVAGWIRGHLDAGTNGVVTCSALKRSYRDVLRAPGVVFVHVAGDGALIEERMSQRSGHFMPTSLLQSQLATLEPPQPDEAHLTIAADRTPEEESAEVVARLGLVRIPRA, encoded by the coding sequence ATGAGCGGCGCAGCAGACCTCGGTCCGGCCGCAGCTGCCGGGGCGGCCGACACCGGGCTGGACGCACGTGTCCTGGTGGTGATGGGGGTCTCCGGGTCCGGCAAGTCGACCGTCGCCGCCATGGTGGCGGAGCAGGTCGGGTGGGAGTTCGCCGAGGGCGACGCGATGCACCCGCCGGCGAACGTCGACAAGATGCACGCCGGCACCCCGCTCACCGACGAGGACCGCTGGCCGTGGCTCGACGTCGTCGCCGGCTGGATCCGCGGACACCTGGACGCCGGCACGAACGGCGTCGTGACCTGCTCGGCCCTGAAGCGCTCGTACCGCGACGTGCTGCGGGCCCCCGGCGTGGTGTTCGTGCACGTGGCCGGTGACGGCGCGCTCATCGAGGAGCGGATGTCGCAGCGTTCCGGGCACTTCATGCCGACGTCGCTGCTGCAGTCGCAGCTCGCCACGCTCGAGCCGCCGCAGCCCGACGAGGCCCACCTGACGATCGCCGCCGACCGCACCCCCGAAGAGGAGAGTGCCGAGGTCGTGGCGCGGCTCGGACTGGTCCGGATCCCGAGAGCCTGA
- a CDS encoding GntP family permease, producing MPHALPDHLLAAGGTTETVDPSGSIPQLIIAALVGIVVIIALITWLKVHPFIALTIGALGVGIGAGLAPDKAVTSFGDGFGATMTSVGILVGLGAMFGKMLVDSGAADRVVDTLVRKSSKAALPWTMALIGALIGLPMFFEVGLVLLIPIIVLVAKRSEVPIMKIAVPALVGLSTMHAFVPPHPGPLVAISTVGANLGTTLAFGIVLAIPVIILAGPLFARFAARWVDIPVPDMFGSRGAVATAGPGSGSGSGSASFADDPAHPGREARRGPATQDTASLPNGKSDFTRVISEPRSPSFTVALIGILLPVVLMLAQAIREATAPDAAGSWVSLLDFLGSPMIAIGIAAVYAMVFFAIGGGMDRSAVSKSLESALPPIAGVLLIVGAGGGFKQVLIDTGIGGVIADAVKDSGVSVLLVAWVVSALVRVATGSATVATVTAAGIMAPIAADLSTPMTSLLVLAIGAGSVFLSHVNDAGFWLVKGYLGTTVGQTFKTWTVLECLISVFGLLGVLLAGVFIR from the coding sequence ATGCCTCACGCTCTCCCGGACCACCTGCTCGCCGCGGGTGGCACCACCGAGACGGTCGACCCGTCCGGTTCGATCCCGCAGCTGATCATCGCGGCGCTCGTCGGCATCGTGGTGATCATCGCGCTCATCACCTGGCTCAAGGTGCACCCGTTCATCGCGCTCACGATCGGCGCGCTCGGCGTCGGGATCGGCGCGGGCCTGGCGCCGGACAAGGCGGTCACGAGCTTCGGCGACGGCTTCGGCGCGACCATGACGAGTGTCGGCATCCTGGTCGGGCTCGGGGCGATGTTCGGCAAGATGCTCGTCGACTCGGGCGCAGCGGACCGCGTCGTGGACACCCTGGTGCGGAAGTCGTCGAAGGCGGCGCTGCCGTGGACGATGGCCCTGATCGGGGCGCTCATCGGGCTGCCGATGTTCTTCGAGGTCGGGCTCGTCCTGCTCATCCCGATCATCGTGCTGGTCGCCAAGCGGAGCGAGGTGCCGATCATGAAGATCGCCGTCCCCGCCCTGGTCGGCCTGTCGACGATGCACGCGTTCGTCCCGCCGCATCCCGGCCCGCTCGTCGCGATCTCCACCGTCGGTGCGAACCTCGGCACCACGCTCGCCTTCGGCATCGTGCTGGCGATCCCGGTGATCATCCTGGCCGGCCCGCTCTTCGCCCGGTTCGCGGCTCGCTGGGTCGACATCCCCGTCCCCGACATGTTCGGATCGCGTGGGGCGGTCGCCACCGCCGGCCCGGGTTCGGGGTCGGGTTCCGGGTCCGCCTCCTTCGCCGACGACCCGGCACACCCCGGACGGGAGGCCCGGCGCGGCCCCGCCACGCAGGACACCGCGTCCCTGCCCAACGGCAAGAGCGACTTCACGCGCGTCATCAGCGAGCCGCGCAGCCCGTCGTTCACCGTCGCCCTGATCGGCATCCTGCTGCCGGTCGTGCTCATGCTCGCCCAGGCGATCCGTGAGGCCACCGCCCCCGACGCCGCCGGCTCGTGGGTGAGCTTGCTCGACTTCCTCGGTTCGCCGATGATCGCCATCGGCATCGCGGCCGTCTACGCGATGGTCTTCTTCGCGATCGGCGGTGGCATGGACCGCTCGGCGGTGTCGAAGTCGCTCGAGAGCGCGCTGCCCCCGATCGCCGGGGTGCTGCTCATCGTCGGTGCCGGCGGTGGCTTCAAGCAGGTGCTCATCGACACCGGGATCGGCGGCGTGATCGCCGACGCCGTCAAGGACTCCGGCGTCTCGGTGCTGCTCGTCGCCTGGGTCGTCTCGGCACTGGTCCGCGTGGCGACCGGGTCGGCCACGGTCGCCACCGTGACCGCCGCCGGCATCATGGCGCCGATCGCCGCCGACCTGTCGACGCCGATGACGTCGCTGCTCGTGCTCGCGATCGGTGCAGGCTCCGTGTTCCTGTCGCACGTGAACGACGCCGGGTTCTGGCTGGTGAAGGGGTACCTCGGCACCACGGTGGGGCAGACGTTCAAGACGTGGACGGTGCTCGAGTGCCTCATCTCGGTGTTCGGTCTGCTCGGGGTCCTGCTGGCCGGGGTGTTCATCCGATGA
- a CDS encoding FadR/GntR family transcriptional regulator, with the protein MPTARGLHAHVLDTLGQRIVDGDLATGAVVRPELVADEFGVSRSVVREALRVLQSLGLVEPRQRVGTLVRDITAWELLAPTVIRWRGTSPAYFVQQRELVELRLGVEPVAASLTAGSEGADAVLAAAEDMLDACGREDSRAYLEADVRFHRALLTGSGNAVFAHFAGTVEALLRTRTSESRDPITRWTREAALRHQAVGRAAVDGDADAAAAAATALLRVTRDEFITEAPAG; encoded by the coding sequence ATGCCCACCGCACGCGGACTGCACGCCCACGTGCTCGACACCCTGGGCCAGCGGATCGTCGACGGCGACCTGGCCACAGGTGCCGTCGTCCGACCCGAACTGGTGGCCGACGAGTTCGGGGTGTCCCGCTCGGTCGTCCGCGAGGCCCTGCGCGTCCTGCAGTCTCTCGGCCTGGTCGAGCCCCGGCAGCGGGTCGGCACGCTCGTCCGCGACATCACCGCGTGGGAGCTCCTCGCCCCCACCGTGATCCGGTGGCGCGGTACCTCACCGGCGTACTTCGTGCAGCAGCGGGAGCTCGTCGAGCTCCGGCTCGGCGTCGAACCGGTCGCGGCGTCCCTGACCGCCGGCTCCGAGGGCGCGGACGCCGTGCTCGCCGCCGCCGAGGACATGCTCGACGCGTGCGGGCGCGAGGACAGCCGCGCCTACCTGGAGGCCGACGTCCGCTTCCACCGTGCACTGCTCACCGGGTCGGGGAACGCCGTGTTCGCGCACTTCGCCGGCACGGTCGAGGCCCTGCTCCGCACCCGCACGTCGGAGTCGCGCGACCCCATCACGCGCTGGACGCGCGAGGCGGCGCTCCGGCACCAGGCCGTCGGACGCGCAGCGGTCGACGGTGACGCGGACGCGGCGGCGGCGGCGGCCACCGCGCTGCTCCGCGTGACGCGCGACGAGTTCATCACCGAGGCGCCGGCGGGCTGA
- a CDS encoding GNAT family N-acetyltransferase: MLEEEYQRRRVLPRHLRAPAATETAFEYRIRAAEVGDLPHVREIHTHYVRNSSVTFDPAAFTYAAWKKRYDDIRKRRLPFLVAENPAGQILGYALVDAWNPRDRSNHVVEDSIYLGAASGGKGLGRALMEALLDECRSAGVREVVAVIADRQAEASIRLHDRLGFEEVGRMGKVGYKYDRWLGTVTMRLRLRGPRLFARRH, from the coding sequence GTGCTCGAGGAGGAATACCAGCGACGGCGGGTCCTGCCGCGACACCTGCGTGCCCCGGCGGCGACCGAGACCGCCTTCGAGTACCGCATCCGTGCGGCCGAGGTGGGGGACCTGCCCCACGTGCGCGAGATCCACACGCACTACGTCCGCAACTCGTCGGTGACCTTCGACCCGGCGGCGTTCACGTACGCCGCGTGGAAGAAGCGCTACGACGACATCCGGAAGCGCCGGCTGCCGTTCCTGGTGGCGGAGAACCCCGCCGGGCAGATCCTCGGGTACGCCCTGGTCGACGCGTGGAACCCCCGGGACCGCTCGAACCACGTCGTCGAGGACTCGATCTACCTCGGTGCCGCGTCCGGTGGCAAGGGGCTCGGCCGCGCGCTGATGGAGGCGCTGCTCGACGAGTGCCGGTCGGCCGGCGTGCGCGAGGTCGTCGCCGTCATCGCGGACCGCCAGGCCGAGGCGTCGATCCGGCTGCACGATCGGCTCGGCTTCGAGGAGGTCGGCCGGATGGGCAAGGTCGGCTACAAGTACGACCGCTGGCTCGGCACCGTCACGATGCGGCTCCGCCTGCGCGGCCCGCGGCTGTTCGCACGACGACACTGA
- a CDS encoding uracil-DNA glycosylase — translation MEPRPLADLVDPGWATALAPVEVDVHRIGAWLRDETTAGRHYLPAGSDVLRAFTTPFDAVKVLVVGQDPYPTPGHPIGLSFAVDPAVRPVPRSLANIYRELADDLGVTPPQHGDLRAWSDQGVLLLNRVLTVQAGEAGSHRGKGWEAVTDQAVRALVARGTPLVAVLWGAQAGSVRPLLGDTPVVASAHPSPLSASRGFFGSRPFSQVNALLESQGAPPVDWTLPAQ, via the coding sequence GTGGAACCGCGGCCGCTCGCCGACCTGGTCGACCCCGGCTGGGCGACGGCGCTCGCACCCGTCGAAGTCGACGTGCACCGCATCGGCGCATGGCTGCGGGACGAGACCACTGCGGGCCGTCACTACCTGCCCGCCGGCAGCGACGTGCTGCGCGCGTTCACGACCCCGTTCGATGCCGTCAAGGTGCTGGTCGTCGGGCAGGACCCGTACCCGACGCCCGGCCACCCGATCGGCCTGTCGTTCGCGGTCGACCCCGCCGTCCGTCCGGTGCCGCGCAGCCTGGCGAACATCTACCGCGAGCTCGCCGACGACCTCGGGGTGACCCCGCCGCAGCACGGTGACCTGCGGGCCTGGTCCGACCAGGGCGTCCTGCTGCTCAACCGGGTGCTCACCGTGCAGGCGGGCGAGGCCGGCAGCCACCGAGGCAAGGGCTGGGAGGCGGTGACCGACCAGGCCGTCCGCGCGCTGGTCGCCCGTGGCACCCCGCTGGTCGCCGTGCTCTGGGGTGCCCAGGCCGGATCGGTGCGACCGCTCCTCGGTGACACCCCGGTCGTCGCCTCGGCCCACCCGAGCCCGCTCAGTGCGTCGCGCGGGTTCTTCGGCAGCCGCCCGTTCTCGCAGGTGAACGCGCTGCTCGAGTCGCAGGGCGCACCGCCCGTCGACTGGACGCTGCCCGCTCAGTAG
- a CDS encoding Type 1 glutamine amidotransferase-like domain-containing protein, whose product MSIHLVGGGLFAASDAAAPFLAEATARSAAVGRSVPRIALLSVAGPDGGSPSSTADIAEVLGGPRTAEVLVTEVAAGQVFDTTVLSDVDALVVGGGVTPDYLAAIAPLVDQLRLLVSDGLPYLGYSAGAMIAADRALVGGWRIGGVEICPEAASEGLDEVELREGLGLVDLTIDVHAVQAGTLARLIASAEAEFVTAGLAIDEDTTLVVGEGALEVRGTGSVWRVMAGEESVAVATMGA is encoded by the coding sequence GTGAGCATCCACCTGGTCGGCGGCGGTCTGTTCGCCGCCTCGGACGCCGCAGCGCCGTTCCTCGCCGAGGCCACCGCCCGTTCGGCAGCGGTCGGCCGGAGCGTCCCGCGCATCGCCCTGCTCTCCGTGGCGGGCCCGGACGGCGGCAGCCCGTCGTCGACCGCCGACATCGCCGAGGTCCTCGGCGGCCCGCGCACGGCCGAGGTGCTCGTCACCGAGGTCGCGGCCGGTCAGGTCTTCGACACCACCGTCCTGAGCGACGTCGATGCCCTGGTGGTCGGTGGCGGCGTCACCCCCGACTACCTGGCGGCGATCGCCCCGCTCGTCGACCAGCTCCGGCTGCTCGTCTCCGACGGTCTGCCCTACCTCGGCTACTCGGCCGGTGCGATGATCGCCGCCGACCGTGCGCTGGTGGGCGGCTGGCGCATCGGCGGCGTCGAGATCTGCCCCGAGGCGGCGTCCGAGGGGCTGGACGAGGTCGAGCTCCGCGAGGGCCTCGGCCTGGTCGACCTGACCATCGACGTGCACGCGGTGCAGGCCGGCACCCTCGCGCGGCTCATCGCCAGCGCCGAGGCCGAGTTCGTCACCGCCGGACTCGCGATCGACGAGGACACCACGCTCGTCGTCGGCGAGGGCGCGCTCGAGGTCCGGGGGACCGGCAGCGTCTGGCGCGTGATGGCCGGCGAGGAGTCGGTGGCCGTCGCCACCATGGGCGCGTAG
- a CDS encoding phosphoribosyltransferase has translation MPISSEPEPAAPSTVTVTSGPEVLGWLEFGDAARLLAKDVLSSGFEPEVVVAVARGGLIIAGAVAYALGTKECGSINVEFYTDVEQRLEEPVVLAPALDAPSLAGKRVLVVDDVSDSGRTLRLVVDIIRNAGADVRSACLYSKPGTVLEPDHVWRRVDGWITFPWSALAPVTAES, from the coding sequence ATGCCGATCAGCAGCGAACCCGAGCCCGCGGCTCCGTCCACCGTGACCGTGACGAGCGGGCCCGAGGTACTCGGCTGGCTGGAGTTCGGTGACGCCGCACGCCTGCTCGCCAAGGACGTCCTGTCCAGCGGCTTCGAGCCCGAGGTCGTCGTCGCCGTCGCCCGCGGCGGACTGATCATCGCCGGCGCCGTGGCGTACGCGCTCGGTACCAAGGAGTGCGGCTCGATCAACGTCGAGTTCTACACCGACGTCGAGCAGCGGCTGGAGGAGCCCGTCGTGCTCGCCCCCGCCCTCGACGCCCCGAGCCTGGCGGGCAAGCGGGTCCTCGTCGTCGACGACGTGTCGGACTCCGGCCGCACCCTGCGCCTGGTGGTCGACATCATCCGGAACGCCGGTGCCGACGTCCGGAGCGCCTGCCTGTACTCGAAGCCCGGCACCGTCCTCGAGCCCGACCACGTGTGGCGTCGGGTCGACGGCTGGATCACGTTCCCGTGGAGCGCACTCGCCCCTGTGACGGCCGAGTCGTGA
- a CDS encoding SDR family oxidoreductase gives MAARRAVVTGASSGIGAATVRLFRSRGWDVLAVARRAAKLEALAAETGADTLVADITDADDVAALAARVADLGGADVLVNNAGGAFGSASVEESDVDDWRAMFEVNVIGTKRVVSALLPHLRDRARVSGGADIVTVTSTAGFVAYENGGGYNAAKFAEHALVGALRLELNGEPIRVVEIAPGMVKTDEFALTRFRGDEQKAAAVYDDVPEPLVADDVAEAVVHAVELPAHVNLDLVTIRPVAQSAQHKLARGPLTPR, from the coding sequence ATGGCAGCACGGCGCGCAGTCGTCACCGGAGCGAGCTCGGGCATCGGGGCGGCCACGGTCCGGCTGTTCCGGTCACGGGGCTGGGACGTGCTCGCCGTGGCCCGCCGCGCCGCGAAGCTCGAGGCGCTCGCCGCGGAGACCGGGGCCGACACGCTGGTCGCCGACATCACGGACGCCGACGACGTGGCGGCGCTCGCCGCGCGGGTCGCGGACCTCGGCGGTGCCGACGTGCTCGTGAACAACGCCGGTGGGGCGTTCGGGTCGGCGAGTGTCGAGGAGTCCGACGTCGACGACTGGCGCGCCATGTTCGAGGTCAACGTGATCGGCACGAAGCGCGTCGTCTCCGCGCTGCTGCCGCACCTGCGCGACCGCGCTCGCGTGTCCGGGGGAGCGGACATCGTCACGGTGACCAGCACCGCCGGGTTCGTCGCGTACGAGAACGGTGGCGGCTACAACGCCGCGAAGTTCGCCGAGCACGCCCTGGTCGGCGCACTCCGGCTCGAGCTGAACGGCGAGCCGATCCGCGTCGTCGAGATCGCGCCGGGCATGGTGAAGACCGACGAGTTCGCGCTCACCCGGTTCCGCGGGGACGAGCAGAAGGCCGCCGCGGTGTACGACGACGTGCCGGAGCCGCTCGTGGCCGACGACGTCGCCGAGGCGGTCGTGCACGCCGTGGAGCTGCCGGCGCACGTGAACCTCGACCTCGTGACGATCCGGCCGGTGGCGCAGTCGGCGCAGCACAAGCTCGCGCGCGGCCCGCTGACGCCCCGCTGA
- a CDS encoding acyltransferase family protein: MTTDAAPPAPSAPATQLEPGRAPRRIPMWDTARFVAVTLVVIGHAIQRQTPASEHALALYTFIYAFHMPAFGVISGYFSSADTPTAKRMRRTITDIVVPYIIMQTIWTVVQGIVEGGKDFNPTKPTWTLWFLLALGIFKLILPYLAQLRWPLFWAIVFSIGVGYFDNVDSTLSLSRAISLLPFFLLGWQVKQWGVFDRWYEASRRTVVRVRIAAVVVFAAWAVSCAVWIPQFKEFDLHHWFFYDDSYSGLGEDAWWAGAVRFGLMLLATLLTASFLVLIPRRNVWITQFGAATMYVYLLHTFVLYPIRESGVLAGEHSAWPFVLLMVVIACVVSLFLAQPFVRRGMRWLLEPKVDWLFRRDA, translated from the coding sequence ATGACGACGGATGCCGCCCCTCCCGCCCCCTCGGCCCCGGCGACGCAGCTCGAGCCCGGTCGAGCCCCGCGCCGGATCCCGATGTGGGACACCGCGCGGTTCGTCGCGGTCACGCTCGTGGTCATCGGGCACGCGATCCAGCGGCAGACGCCGGCGAGCGAGCACGCCCTGGCGCTCTACACGTTCATCTACGCGTTCCACATGCCGGCGTTCGGCGTGATCAGCGGGTACTTCTCGTCGGCGGACACCCCGACGGCGAAGCGGATGCGCCGGACGATCACGGACATCGTGGTGCCGTACATCATCATGCAGACGATCTGGACCGTGGTGCAGGGCATCGTCGAGGGCGGCAAGGACTTCAACCCGACGAAGCCGACGTGGACCCTGTGGTTCCTGTTGGCCCTGGGCATCTTCAAGCTGATCCTGCCGTACCTGGCGCAGCTGCGGTGGCCGCTGTTCTGGGCGATCGTGTTCAGCATCGGCGTCGGCTACTTCGACAACGTCGACTCCACGCTCTCGCTCTCCCGCGCGATCAGCCTGCTGCCGTTCTTCCTGCTCGGGTGGCAGGTCAAGCAGTGGGGCGTCTTCGACCGCTGGTACGAGGCGTCCCGTCGCACGGTCGTCCGGGTGCGGATCGCCGCCGTCGTGGTGTTCGCCGCGTGGGCGGTGTCGTGCGCGGTCTGGATCCCGCAGTTCAAGGAGTTCGACCTGCACCACTGGTTCTTCTACGACGACTCCTACTCGGGGCTCGGCGAGGACGCCTGGTGGGCGGGTGCGGTGCGCTTCGGCCTGATGCTGCTCGCGACCCTGCTGACGGCGTCGTTCCTGGTGCTCATCCCCCGTCGGAACGTCTGGATCACGCAGTTCGGCGCCGCGACGATGTACGTCTACCTGCTCCACACGTTCGTCCTCTACCCGATCCGGGAGTCCGGCGTCCTGGCCGGCGAGCACTCGGCCTGGCCGTTCGTGCTCCTCATGGTCGTCATCGCGTGCGTCGTGAGCCTGTTCCTGGCGCAGCCGTTCGTGCGGCGCGGGATGCGGTGGCTGCTCGAACCGAAGGTCGACTGGCTGTTCCGCCGCGACGCGTGA
- a CDS encoding bifunctional o-acetylhomoserine/o-acetylserine sulfhydrylase, whose product MTEHDAAQWQFETTQVHAGAQPDPTTGARATPIYKTTSYVFANSDEARDLFALAKPGNIYSRIMNPTNDVVEQRIAALEGGSGALLVASGQAAETYAVLNIAGAGDHIVSSSSIYGGTYNLFKYTLAKLGIETTFVEDQDDLEEWRRAVRPNTKLFFAETIGNPKINVLDITGVSDVAHESGVPLIVDNTIATPYLIRPFEHGADIVVHSATKFLGGHGTVIGGIIVDGGKFAWSQHADRFPEFNTPDPSYHGAVFAEAVGNELAYIVKARVQLLRDLGASNSADTAFALLQGIETLSLRIERHVSNAQEIAEWLDQHPDVATVAYAGLPTSPWYAAANRYAPKGVGAVLSFELKGGVTAGKAFVDNLQLFSHLANIGDVRSLVIHPASTTHSQLTPEQQLTTGVTPGLVRLSVGIENIADLKADLEAGLAAARAIAQESQRA is encoded by the coding sequence ATGACCGAGCACGACGCCGCGCAGTGGCAGTTCGAGACCACCCAGGTCCACGCCGGCGCACAGCCGGACCCGACCACGGGCGCCCGAGCGACGCCGATCTACAAGACGACCTCGTACGTCTTCGCGAACTCGGACGAAGCACGCGACCTGTTCGCGCTCGCCAAGCCGGGCAACATCTACTCCCGGATCATGAACCCGACGAACGACGTCGTCGAGCAGCGGATCGCCGCACTCGAGGGCGGGTCCGGTGCCCTGCTCGTCGCGTCCGGCCAGGCTGCCGAGACCTACGCGGTGCTGAACATCGCGGGGGCGGGTGACCACATCGTGTCGTCGTCGTCGATCTACGGCGGCACGTACAACCTGTTCAAGTACACGCTGGCGAAGCTCGGCATCGAGACGACGTTCGTCGAGGACCAGGACGACCTCGAGGAGTGGCGCCGAGCGGTCCGCCCGAACACGAAGCTGTTCTTCGCGGAGACCATCGGCAACCCGAAGATCAACGTCCTCGACATCACGGGCGTCAGCGACGTCGCCCACGAGTCCGGCGTCCCCCTGATCGTCGACAACACGATCGCGACGCCGTACCTGATCCGTCCGTTCGAGCACGGCGCCGACATCGTGGTGCACTCGGCCACGAAGTTCCTCGGTGGCCACGGCACGGTCATCGGCGGGATCATCGTCGACGGCGGGAAGTTCGCCTGGTCGCAGCACGCCGACCGGTTCCCGGAGTTCAACACGCCCGACCCGTCGTACCACGGCGCGGTCTTCGCCGAGGCCGTCGGCAACGAGCTCGCGTACATCGTGAAGGCCCGGGTGCAGCTGCTCCGGGACCTCGGTGCGTCGAACTCGGCGGACACGGCGTTCGCGCTGCTGCAGGGCATCGAGACCCTGTCGCTCCGCATCGAGCGGCACGTGTCCAACGCGCAGGAGATCGCGGAGTGGCTCGACCAGCACCCCGACGTCGCCACCGTCGCCTACGCCGGTCTGCCGACGTCGCCCTGGTACGCCGCCGCGAACCGGTACGCGCCGAAGGGCGTCGGCGCCGTGCTGTCGTTCGAGCTCAAGGGCGGGGTCACCGCGGGCAAGGCGTTCGTCGACAACCTGCAGCTCTTCTCGCACCTGGCGAACATCGGTGACGTCCGCTCGCTCGTCATCCACCCGGCGTCGACCACGCACTCGCAGCTCACCCCCGAGCAGCAGCTCACCACCGGCGTAACGCCCGGCCTGGTGCGCCTGTCGGTCGGCATCGAGAACATCGCCGACCTGAAGGCCGACCTCGAGGCCGGCCTCGCCGCGGCCCGGGCGATCGCGCAGGAGAGCCAGCGCGCGTAG